In the genome of Gordonia rubripertincta, one region contains:
- a CDS encoding urea amidolyase associated protein UAAP2, with protein MTTTIDFAAAPAADLALVAGTVVYDGLVGERGPWSGVVAAGDVLTIVDLHGNQAVDTLFYGAADHAKRYSAQATIAAQGNIFLTTGTVIRDQEGEPLMTIVADEVGNHDTVGGACSQESNTLRYGHHTKHQHACVENFLIEGSRHGLGKADLVGNVNFFMNVPVDPDGSLGIVDGLSAPGKRLALRAEADTLVLISNCPQINNPCNGFDPTAVRVIVTRPSI; from the coding sequence ATGACCACCACCATCGATTTCGCCGCAGCCCCAGCCGCGGATCTCGCCCTCGTGGCCGGCACCGTCGTCTACGACGGACTGGTCGGTGAGCGCGGGCCCTGGTCGGGCGTCGTCGCCGCCGGGGACGTGCTGACCATCGTCGACCTCCATGGCAACCAGGCCGTCGACACCCTCTTCTACGGTGCGGCCGACCACGCCAAGCGCTACTCGGCGCAGGCCACGATCGCCGCGCAGGGCAACATCTTCCTGACCACCGGCACCGTCATCCGCGACCAGGAGGGCGAACCGCTGATGACGATCGTCGCCGACGAGGTCGGCAACCACGACACCGTCGGCGGCGCCTGCTCGCAGGAATCCAACACCCTCCGCTACGGGCACCACACCAAGCATCAACACGCGTGCGTCGAGAACTTCCTGATCGAGGGCAGCCGCCACGGACTCGGCAAGGCCGATCTGGTCGGCAACGTCAACTTCTTCATGAACGTGCCGGTCGATCCCGACGGCTCCCTCGGCATCGTCGACGGCCTGTCGGCCCCCGGAAAGCGCCTCGCCCTTCGGGCCGAGGCCGACACCCTGGTGCTGATCTCCAACTGCCCGCAGATCAACAACCCCTGCAACGGATTCGACCCGACCGCGGTCCGCGTCATCGTGACCCGACCCTCGATCTGA
- a CDS encoding urea amidolyase associated protein UAAP1 yields MTITATTTGTTAGAREHARAQAGRITDSMPVVPASNWPNPPADVDPAGLTWAETVPGGRYTSKVLARGTRLRLHDVAGSACAHLLLWRADAPWERLNVADTVKVPWQAYLGPGHPLLSDQGRVLATIVADGSGHHDALCGTTTLAANTARYGAGHVHSASPAGREMFTLAAAKHGLTPTDVAPSVSFFHGVEVDDDGSLRSTGSAGAGTSVDLIMHLPCVVAIANTAHPVDPSPTFDTTSLEVLAWTARPDLDTLLAGVADTDPEYQRAVANSEDAWAAARF; encoded by the coding sequence ATGACCATCACCGCCACCACCACCGGGACCACCGCGGGAGCCCGCGAACACGCCCGGGCGCAGGCCGGTCGCATCACCGACAGCATGCCCGTCGTCCCGGCGTCGAACTGGCCGAATCCGCCCGCCGACGTCGACCCCGCCGGACTCACCTGGGCCGAGACCGTGCCCGGTGGGCGGTACACGAGCAAGGTCCTGGCTCGCGGCACGCGGCTGCGCCTGCACGACGTCGCCGGGTCGGCCTGCGCGCACCTCCTCCTGTGGCGTGCCGACGCACCGTGGGAGCGACTCAATGTCGCGGACACCGTGAAGGTTCCGTGGCAGGCCTACCTCGGCCCCGGGCATCCGCTGCTGAGTGACCAGGGTCGCGTCCTGGCGACGATCGTCGCCGACGGGTCCGGACACCACGACGCCCTCTGCGGCACCACGACCCTCGCCGCCAACACCGCGAGATACGGCGCCGGACATGTGCATTCGGCCAGCCCGGCGGGACGCGAGATGTTCACCCTCGCGGCGGCGAAGCACGGCCTGACCCCGACCGACGTCGCCCCCTCGGTGTCGTTCTTCCACGGGGTCGAGGTCGACGACGACGGCTCGTTGCGGTCCACCGGTTCCGCCGGAGCCGGCACGTCGGTCGACCTGATCATGCACCTGCCGTGCGTCGTGGCGATCGCGAACACCGCACATCCGGTCGACCCGTCGCCGACCTTCGACACCACCTCGCTCGAGGTGCTCGCCTGGACGGCCCGGCCCGATCTCGACACCCTGCTGGCCGGTGTCGCGGACACCGATCCTGAGTATCAGCGTGCCGTCGCCAACTCCGAAGACGCTTGGGCCGCAGCTCGTTTCTGA
- a CDS encoding amino acid permease codes for MTTTPEKTVAQPVTAYAGGHDADDLSEFGYDQQLHRSLGKFASFAAGFSFVSILTTVFQFFGLGFGFGGPAFFWTWPIVYAGQFLVALCFAEIAARYPISGAIYQWSRRMGGEVIGWFGGWFMMIAQVVTAAAAAIALQVVLPSVWMGFQLVGDDPTLTSTSGASNAVLLGSILLVIVTAINCVGVTWMSRVNSIGVVCELVGVIAVILALFTHAQRGPGVVFDTGAPGQQPGYIWAFIVSGLMAAYVMVGFGSAGELAEETRDPRRVAPRTIRMALTVSAIGGGLMLLGALMAAPTLSEELAIGGLPYVLDSVLGSFWGKVLLCDVAVAIFICTLAIQTACSRLMFSMARDGRLPFSRQLAHVNSRTGTPIAPSILIGVLCIGVLVVNVGNSAIFATLASVCIILIYLAYLAVTGPMLYRRFQGWPRQGGVDAGGRKLFSLGRFGIVVNLLAVLYGALMVVNLAWPRAEVFDPAGDMPILRWAGPIVIAVTVAVGIACFPRGKEHPKPVEFAA; via the coding sequence ATGACCACAACCCCGGAAAAGACCGTCGCGCAACCGGTCACCGCTTACGCCGGCGGCCACGACGCCGACGACCTCTCCGAATTCGGCTACGACCAGCAGCTGCACCGGTCGCTGGGCAAGTTCGCCTCCTTCGCGGCGGGTTTCTCCTTCGTCTCGATCCTGACCACGGTCTTCCAATTCTTCGGCCTGGGTTTCGGTTTCGGCGGGCCGGCCTTCTTCTGGACGTGGCCGATCGTCTACGCGGGCCAGTTCCTGGTGGCCCTGTGTTTCGCCGAAATCGCTGCGCGCTACCCGATCTCGGGTGCGATCTATCAGTGGTCCCGCCGCATGGGCGGTGAGGTCATCGGCTGGTTCGGCGGCTGGTTCATGATGATCGCCCAGGTCGTCACGGCCGCCGCGGCGGCCATCGCCCTCCAGGTGGTGCTGCCCTCGGTGTGGATGGGCTTCCAGCTGGTCGGCGACGATCCCACGCTCACCAGCACCAGCGGCGCGTCGAATGCGGTCCTGCTGGGTTCGATCCTGTTGGTGATCGTCACCGCCATCAACTGTGTCGGGGTCACCTGGATGAGCCGCGTCAACAGCATCGGCGTGGTCTGCGAACTCGTCGGTGTGATCGCGGTGATCCTGGCGCTGTTCACCCACGCCCAGCGCGGTCCGGGCGTCGTCTTCGACACCGGCGCCCCCGGTCAGCAGCCCGGTTACATCTGGGCGTTCATCGTCTCGGGCCTGATGGCCGCCTATGTGATGGTCGGATTCGGTTCGGCCGGTGAGCTCGCCGAGGAGACCCGAGACCCGCGTCGCGTCGCACCCCGCACCATCCGCATGGCATTGACGGTCTCGGCCATCGGTGGCGGCCTGATGCTGCTGGGCGCTCTGATGGCCGCGCCGACGCTCAGCGAGGAACTCGCCATCGGCGGACTGCCCTACGTGCTGGACTCGGTGCTCGGAAGCTTTTGGGGCAAGGTCCTGCTCTGCGACGTCGCGGTGGCGATCTTCATCTGCACCCTCGCCATCCAGACCGCATGCTCCCGCCTGATGTTCTCGATGGCCCGTGACGGCCGGCTCCCGTTCTCCAGGCAGCTGGCACACGTCAACTCGCGGACGGGCACCCCGATCGCACCGTCGATCCTCATCGGCGTGCTCTGCATCGGTGTCCTGGTGGTCAACGTGGGCAACTCCGCGATCTTCGCGACGCTCGCCAGCGTGTGCATCATCCTGATCTACCTGGCCTACCTCGCCGTCACCGGTCCGATGCTCTACCGCCGGTTCCAGGGTTGGCCGCGCCAGGGCGGCGTCGACGCCGGTGGTCGGAAACTGTTCAGCCTCGGCCGGTTCGGGATCGTGGTGAACCTCCTCGCCGTGCTCTACGGCGCACTGATGGTCGTCAATCTCGCCTGGCCGCGTGCCGAGGTCTTCGACCCCGCCGGCGACATGCCGATCCTGCGCTGGGCCGGACCGATCGTCATCGCGGTCACCGTCGCAGTCGGCATCGCGTGCTTCCCACGCGGCAAGGAACATCCGAAGCCCGTCGAGTTCGCCGCCTGA
- a CDS encoding TetR/AcrR family transcriptional regulator: MATGTRSATTSGSPGRPRLVPSRRRGETARDEILDAAAELFTRHGYTGTSTRMIAEAVGIRQASMYHYFGTKDDILAHLLETTVVGSVEQARALLDTDGPALERLLALARYDVDQLARARWNLGALYLLPEVGEPRFVDFRTARQELAAGYASLAAAALGDPADKRCLLPFRLVESVIMMRADEQRGELGGNTAEGLVDTIVGAIRMLIEHQP, translated from the coding sequence ATGGCGACCGGCACCCGTTCGGCCACCACATCCGGCAGCCCCGGACGCCCTCGTCTGGTGCCGTCTCGACGCCGGGGCGAGACCGCTCGGGACGAGATCCTCGATGCCGCAGCCGAACTCTTCACGCGCCACGGTTACACCGGGACGTCGACGCGGATGATCGCCGAGGCCGTGGGTATCCGGCAAGCCTCGATGTACCACTACTTCGGCACCAAGGACGACATCCTGGCGCACCTCCTGGAGACGACCGTCGTCGGTTCGGTGGAGCAGGCCCGCGCCCTGCTCGACACCGACGGGCCGGCGCTTGAGCGATTGCTCGCGCTGGCACGTTACGACGTGGACCAGCTCGCCCGCGCGCGCTGGAACCTCGGCGCGCTGTATCTGCTGCCCGAGGTGGGTGAACCGCGATTCGTCGACTTCCGCACCGCGAGACAAGAACTCGCGGCGGGGTATGCGTCCTTGGCGGCTGCGGCACTGGGCGATCCGGCCGACAAGCGTTGCCTGTTGCCGTTCCGGCTCGTGGAGTCGGTCATCATGATGCGCGCCGACGAACAGCGCGGCGAGCTCGGCGGCAACACCGCGGAGGGGCTCGTCGACACGATCGTCGGCGCCATCCGGATGTTGATCGAACACCAGCCCTAG